From Amyelois transitella isolate CPQ chromosome 4, ilAmyTran1.1, whole genome shotgun sequence, one genomic window encodes:
- the LOC106129420 gene encoding nuclear hormone receptor FTZ-F1 beta: MSSEPDAVKVEGVHVSVTAINMTGPETSNVQFSYSSSGVRICVPSNPHDEDSTDAEISKIDFNQHQHEVNMRNKKKRSSSGTRCDSQSNDRERPMSWEGELSDSEMVIDTSVNNDENSSSLDLQSSRDSIDTLRNVTIKTEPLKTEPFQCVDDQRVLDLKYTAPLQPHQRSHSMNRISVLTDNTPLSLARRPISPTNSAKSLGLNDQNIMPMMPQTSLGEVQNLTIKKETQLSELKCEASVGVDKLLNALHGSPLLGRLPRVQSSASTDSAVHSMYTHSVYSSPSASPRASRHYTPSLSRNNSDASYSSCYSYGSEFSPTHSPVQGRHPHVAYREAPGPVFPASPAHDEDADTTDDRLHHHQGISRQQLINSPCPICGDKISGFHYGIYSCESCKGFFKRTVQNRKNYSCLRGGSCPVTVATRKKCPACRFEKCLVCGMKLEAIREDRTRGGRSTYQCSYSLSGAASTGSLLPAHAPNTLRHASSLTCVNGPGSYNNSRGESSNSRLTPDIPPLLREIMEVEHLWQYNESELNRLGKSTGSPSANPLLAASGITAQNSSPDFLADLCNIADHRLYKIVKWCKSLPLFKNISIDDQICLLINSWCELLVLSCCYRGVSTPGEVRVGGGRGITLSQSAKLGLTPCIERMLSFTDHLRRLRVDRYEYVALKVIVLLTSDAPELREAEKVRASQEKALAALQAYINAHSPETPAKFGELLLRIPELQRTCQFFMQVGKEMLNPANKGKDGDGPSFNLLMELLRGDH, translated from the exons ATGTCGAGTGAGCCAGACGCGGTGAAGGTGGAAGGAGTCCACGTTTCAGTAACCGCGATCAATATGACGGGACCGGAGACAAGCAATG ttcaatTCTCGTACAGTTCGAGCGGTGTCCGCATCTGTGTTCCTTCAAACCCTCATGATGAAGACTCCACTGATGCAGAAATTTCCAAGATAGATTTCAACCAACATCAACATGAG GTGAATATGCGCAATAAAAAGAAGCGATCATCGAGTGGTACCCGATGTGACAGTCAAAGCAACGACAGAGAGCGCCCAATGTCCTGGGAGGGGGAGTTATCGGATTCTGAGATGGTCATCGATACTAGTGTCAATAACG ATGAGAACAGTAGCTCGCTAGACCTCCAATCGTCCCGAGACTCCATCGACACGCTGCGCAATGTGACCATCAAGACGGAACCTCTTAAAACGGAGCCTTTCCAATGCGTGGACGACCAGAGGGTACTGGACCTGAAGTACACAGCGCCGCTTCAGCCGCACCAGAGAAGCCATAGCATGAATAGG ATATCTGTCCTCACCGACAATACGCCTCTCTCGCTCGCACGAAGGCCTATTTCACCGACGAACAGTGCGAAATCACTGGGCCTCAACGATCAAAACATTATGCCGATGATGCCACAGACCTCTTTGGGTGAAGTCCAGAATTTGACCATAAAGAAGGAGACGCAACTGTCAG AACTGAAATGCGAGGCTTCAGTAGGAGTGGATAAGTTGCTTAATGCTCTGCACGGCTCGCCGCTGCTGGGCCGGCTGCCCCGCGTCCAGTCCAGCGCTAGCACCGACTCCGCAGTACATTCTATGTACACACAcag tGTATACAGCAGTCCGTCGGCCAGTCCCCGAGCGTCCCGACATTATACGCCGTCTCTTTCTCGCAACAACAGCGACGCGTCCTACTCGTCATGCTATTCATATGGATCAGAGTTCTCGCCTACGCATTCTCCAGTGCAG GGCCGCCACCCCCACGTGGCGTACCGCGAAGCCCCGGGCCCGGTGTTCCCCGCGTCCCCGGCGCACGACGAGGACGCTGACACCACCGATGACAGGTTACATCATCACCAGGGCATCAGCAGACAGCAGCTTATCAACAG CCCATGTCCAATATGCGGCGACAAGATAAGCGGCTTCCACTACGGCATATACTCGTGCGAGTCCTGCAAGGGTTTCTTCAAGAGGACGGTTCAGAACCGCAAGAACTACTCGTGCTTGCGCGGCGGCAGCTGTCCCGTCACGGTCGCCACGAGGAAGAAGTGTCCCGCTTGCAGGTTCGAGAAGTGTCTCGTTTGTGGGATGAAACTTGAAG CAATACGCGAAGACCGCACCAGAGGCGGCCGCTCCACGTACCAGTGCTCGTACTCGCTGTCGGGCGCGGCGTCCACCGGCTCGCTGCTGCCGGCGCACGCGCCTAACACGCTGCGGCACGCGTCCTCGCTCACCTGT gtaAATGGTCCAGGGTCATATAACAACAGCAGAGGAGAGTCGAGCAACAGTCGGCTAACACCAGACATTCCGCCATTATTACGG GAAATAATGGAAGTAGAACACCTGTGGCAGTACAACGAGTCTGAACTGAACCGACTCGGCAAATCCACTGGCAGTCCTTCCGCCAATCCGTTGTTGGCCGCGAGCGGGATCACAGCGCAGAACTCAAGCCCTGACTTCCTGGCAGACCTGTGCAATATAGCCGATCATAGGCTGTACAAAATTGTCAAGTGGTGCAAGAGTTTGCCGCTTTTTAAGAATATATCC ATCGACGACCAGATCTGCCTGCTGATAAACAGCTGGTGCGAGCTGCTGGTGCTGTCGTGCTGTTACCGCGGCGTCAGCACGCCCGGCGAGGTGCGCGTGGGCGGCGGCCGGGGGATCACGCTCTCGCAGAGCGCCAA attGGGATTGACGCCTTGTATAGAGAGAATGCTGAGCTTCACCGACCACTTGAGAAGACTAAGAGTTGATCGATACGAATACGTCGCCTTGAAGGTCATCGTACTTCTTACTTCag ATGCGCCAGAACTACGCGAAGCGGAGAAAGTGCGAGCGTCCCAAGAGAAAGCGTTGGCAGCTTTACAAGCGTACATCAACGCGCACTCCCCCGAAACTCCCGCCAAGTTCGGGGAGCTTCTGCTGCGGATACCGGAGCTGCAGCGGACTTGCCAA TTTTTCATGCAAGTCGGCAAAGAAATGCTCAACCCAGCAAACAAAGGTAAAGATGGCGACGGACCTAGCTTTAACCTGCTCATGGAACTCCTGAGAGGTGACCACTGA